One Candidatus Buchananbacteria bacterium genomic window, AGGTCTGCAAGTTGCGTTTTTTGGTGGTAGCGTTGCCGGTCTTTCAATTGTTGCGCTGGGACTATTGGGTGTGATTACTTGCTTTATTTTATTTTTTGACGCCGCTAATCCAGAAAGTATGTTTGGATTTGCCTTTGGTGCTTCTTCAGTCGCGCTCTTTGCCCGTGTTGGTGGAGGTATCTACACTAAAGCCGCTGACGTTGGTGCAGACTTGGTTGGAAAAGTTGAGGCCGGTATCCCGGAAGACGACCCAAGAAATCCAGCTGTAATCGCCGACAATGTTGGTGATAATGTTGGTGATGTAGCTGGCATGGGCGCTGACTTATATGAAACATACGTTGTGGCCATCATCTCGGCTACCGCGTTGGGCGCTTTGAGCGCTGCCACCTTTGGCGAACAAGCAATTTTTGTTCCAATGCTATTGGCCGCAATGGGAATCTTAGGAACTTTAGCTGGTAATTTAGTAGTAAAATTTTACAAAAATCCAAAACCGCATATCGTTATGAACACCGCCATTATGGTGGCCAATGTTACTACGATTATACTTGCCATCCCGATTATTCAAAACTTATTACCGGGAAACTTTAATGCGTTCTGGGCATTGGTTGCCGGACTAGTTGCCGGCGTGGTTATCTCGGCTGGTACTGAATATTTCACCTCTGACCGTTACCGCCCAACCCAAAAAATTGCTGAAGCCGGTGAAACTGGTGCGGCAACTGTTATCATTTCAGGGCTCGCCAGTGGCATGTTATCAACCATTGTTCCGATTGCCTGTGTTTCCGCCGCCACTTTGATCTCATACGAATTGGCCGGACTCTACGGCATTTCAATCGCTGCCATTGGTATGTTGGCATCGCTTGGTATTACTTTAGCAACTGATGTCTATGGTCCGATTACCGACAACGCTGCCGGTATTGCCGAAATGGCTGATATGGGGGCTGAAACCAGACAAAAAGCTGAAGTGCTTGATGCAGTCGGCAATTCAACCGCCGCCATTGGTAAAGGTTTTTCCGTTTCAGCGGCCGCTCTCATTGGCTTGGTATTATTAATCAGCTACTCCGAATTAGTTCACCTGGAAGTTATTAACTTGCTTAATGCTAAAGTGTTGGTTGGTTTATTTATTGGCGGCTTGTTGCCATTTGTGTTCGCCGCCCTCACCATGCAATCAGTTGGCAAGGCCGCTTATGCCATGGTTAAAGAAGTACGCCGACAGTTCAAAGAAATTCCCGGACTAATGGAAGGAACCGGCAAGCCAGATTACAAAAATTGTGTTGCTATTTCTACAAACGCCGCCATCAAAGAAATGATGCTGCCTGGCATTTTAGCCATCGTCACCCCGATCTGTGTCGGTTTTGGGCTCGGTCCAAGCGCTCTTGGTGGTTTCCTGGCCGCCTCCATGACCGTTGGCTTCTTAATGGCAATTTATATGGCTAACGCCGGGGGCTCCTGGGACAATGCCAA contains:
- a CDS encoding sodium-translocating pyrophosphatase — encoded protein: MSQFILWSAAIAVIGLIVAIWLATRIKAIEVTNERAKEISSYIREGAMTYLNKQYRVLGAFITVVALLIFFIPGFSWQTAVQFVFGAVISIVAGNIGMRIATNSNAKTAEAVKDDIAKGLQVAFFGGSVAGLSIVALGLLGVITCFILFFDAANPESMFGFAFGASSVALFARVGGGIYTKAADVGADLVGKVEAGIPEDDPRNPAVIADNVGDNVGDVAGMGADLYETYVVAIISATALGALSAATFGEQAIFVPMLLAAMGILGTLAGNLVVKFYKNPKPHIVMNTAIMVANVTTIILAIPIIQNLLPGNFNAFWALVAGLVAGVVISAGTEYFTSDRYRPTQKIAEAGETGAATVIISGLASGMLSTIVPIACVSAATLISYELAGLYGISIAAIGMLASLGITLATDVYGPITDNAAGIAEMADMGAETRQKAEVLDAVGNSTAAIGKGFSVSAAALIGLVLLISYSELVHLEVINLLNAKVLVGLFIGGLLPFVFAALTMQSVGKAAYAMVKEVRRQFKEIPGLMEGTGKPDYKNCVAISTNAAIKEMMLPGILAIVTPICVGFGLGPSALGGFLAASMTVGFLMAIYMANAGGSWDNAKKYVEANHLGGKGSAVHKATVIGDTVGDPFKDTSGPAVNIMIKVVATTSVVIAPLLLLF